A single window of Bombus pascuorum chromosome 1, iyBomPasc1.1, whole genome shotgun sequence DNA harbors:
- the LOC132904757 gene encoding uncharacterized protein LOC132904757 isoform X1, which translates to MEDSGIDSDPKTTSHTEDERLFLGSDSSCSSNQTQTSQHNSTTKQLQRKLEARIEQAKRIQRNSDYVKLPKYDKGCGSSSSAAGLISIQRLPVPNKNKEHLPLVEYWHSDSESEGEMTLFPTTKSKDSSKHKQDLTDTFSIEEMSEESEDSLNLGPAQPSPELKFMKSYRCTGDCFHCQCHIL; encoded by the exons atgGAAGATAGTGGAATTGACAGTGATCCAAAAACCACTAGTCATACAGAAGATGAAAGACTTTTCTTG gGAAGTGATAGCAGTTGTAGCAGCAATCAGACACAGACATCACAGCATAATTCTACTACTAAACAATTGCAAAGAAAGCTTG AAGCACGAATTGAACAAGCTAAACGTATTCAGCGTAATTCAGATTATGTGAAGTTGCCAAAATATGATAAGGGATGCGGAAGTAGTAGTAGTGCTGCTGGTCTGATTTCTATTCAAAGACTTCCTGTACCAAATAAGAATAAAGAACATCTTCCTCTTGTTGAATATTGGCATAGCGATAGTGAAAG tgaAGGAGAAATGACTCTTTTTCCAACAACTAAATCAAAAGATTCTTCCAAGCATAAGCAAGATCTAACTGATACATTTAGCATTGAAGAAATGAGTGAAGAAAGTGaagattctttaaatttagGACCTGCACAACCATCTCCGGAGCTcaaatttatgaaatcttATAGATGTACTGGTGATTGCTTTCATTGTCAGTGCCACATATTATAA
- the LOC132904701 gene encoding ribitol 5-phosphate transferase FKRP, which translates to MRFKFIRTLLVLALLANIIVWHRIWRLFSTQNTLRLLTPTTVTPDPPQKLHRRLARLVTVVIRQFETFENDVTSTVESVLSLFPTIPILIVSNELPYPPLELDFANESMQNVKLINLQPEFNRSYDERNPLFYIRTKYVLFLPDGSRLPTKQIMEETVSQTTKLGAVGVPVGSITLNCVNIDLKVKEWSLKFSYTTGTECDGINGKHATMLETKLLRKLTDPFLLPFMDALYIQTTALGVKIHMLSDYHFNEGKSSYKGTQFLWKVQQLHKDHERSMFEKLGIKKVTRASNSIEWYGCSRESSRCFGPVINGIPSYLYQNRFTPPCCISGLRKVAHHVFDKLEEVGIRYWLESGSLLGAMRNGDILPWDHEVQIGVNRDDLERSSWLIKAMDKPVVDNHGFVWKKATEGEFFKVQYSKVNHLTVNILPFYAKNGSMLRDAWFLNNKDFPEQFLHPMSSIEFAGRQVPCPNNIRDLLELKYFRGVIENPELPGKISFQEFLH; encoded by the exons ATGCGTTTTAAGTTTATAAGAACGTTATTAGTGCTTGCACTACTAGCTAATATCATTGTGTGGCACAGAATATGGAGGTTATTTTCAACGCAAAACACTTTGCGGTTGTTGACACCAACTACCGTAACACCTGATCCTCCGCAAAAACTTCATCGGCGATTAGCTCGATTAGTAACTGTGGTTATACGACAATTTGAAACCTTTGAAAATGATGTAACTTCCACTGTAGAGTCTGTGTTAAGTCTTTTTCCTACTATACCAATTTTAATAGTAAGCAATGAATTACCATATCCTCCACTGGAATTGGACTTCGCAAATGAAAGCATGCAAAATGTTAAACTAATAAACTTGCAACCGGAATTTAATAGATCTTACGATGAAAGAAATCCACTATTTTATATACGTACAAagtacgttttatttttacctgATGGTAGTAGGCTTCCTACCAAGCAAATCATGGAA gaGACTGTATCACAAACTACAAAATTAGGTGCTGTAGGTGTACCAGTAGgaagtataactttaaattgtGTCAATATagatttaaaagtaaaagaatgGAGTCTGAAGTTCTCATACACAACGGGCACTGAATGTGATGGAATAAATGGAAAACATGCTACAATGCTTGAGacaaaattattacgaaaattAACTGATCCTTTCTTATTACCTTTTATGGATGCATTATATATTCAAACAACTGCATTAGGTGTAAAG ATTCATATGTTGTCAGATTATCATTTCAACGAAGGAAAATCATCGTATAAAGGTACACAATTCTTATGGAAGGTACAACAGCTACATAAAGATCATGAACGAtctatgtttgaaaaattgggAATTAAGAAGGTTACAAGAGCTTCCAATTCTATAGAATGGTATGGCTGTTCTAGAGAAAGTAGTAGATGTTTTGGACCAGTCATAAATGGTATTCCATCTTATCTTTATCAAAATCGGTTTACTCCACCTTGCTGCATCTCAGGATTGAGAAAAGTTGCTCATCATGTGTTTGATAAATTAGAAGAAGTTGGTATCAGATATTGGTTAGAAAGTGGATCTTTACTTGGTGCTATGAGAAATGGTGATATTTTACCATGGGATCATGAAGTACAAATAGGAGTAAATCGTGATGATCTTGAGAGATCATCATGGTTAATTAAAGCCATGGATAAACCTGTTGTTGACAATCATGGTTTTGTCTGGAAGAAGGCAACAGAAggtgaattttttaaagtacaGTATTCGAAGGTAAACCATTTAACTGTAAACATACTTCCATTTTATGCAAAAAATGGGTCTATGCTTAGAGATGCGTGgtttttaaacaataaagaTTTTCCAGAGCAATTTCTTCATCCAATGTCAAGTATTGAATTTGCTGGCAGACAAGTGCCATGCCCAAATAATATTAGGGAtcttttagaattaaaatatttcagggGTGTGATAGAAAATCCAGAACTCCCtggtaaaatttcttttcaagaGTTTCTTCATTAA
- the LOC132914664 gene encoding dynein intermediate chain 2, ciliary, with product MRPSLVKRTLSKVAEVSKEPARHISFLKSRVDLGGGDMDWLRGRVFLKPEDQLVLSDAELQEEIARVLTIHNTRVPDSLVEWSWKLKSFILLPPPPHLITVLSVPGSLLHKDSEEARIQLAGGLVVDTPFEEAILHDDEEEREEEEEEDEEEGADVEEQEEHEPEPDHEDDHEEERVKPKKIPNQFNFCERAALTYTNPMREMSTQTIPPPTETFNTHVFQWTIFDEYQEDFAQQQREKERERRIPFLQLKKEDMKKKAQTESTELTCRMLQAAKTLERMVNQNIFDEIAQDYRYWDDPSDEFKVGEGSLLPLWKFYYEKTKKHDVTDLCFNSRYYDLFAVSYGTMSFSNSIIDGTVCLFSLKNPSYPEWICPTESPVMCLDFSEQHPHLLVIGTMDGAVAVYNIMLPPTAPQYRSNDVVQKHGGIVWEVHWAPDTEEGNLAFYSVSIDGKVNYWILSENNLGLTTVMTLFLDRPPIPGPDGTIITLKGCGTCLAFHPADQNVFLVGTEEGTIYKCNTAYSSVYMRTYNEAHNMPVYRIVFNKFNSSIFASCSGDWRIKIWEDDRMEPLFMFDLGVPIGDVQWAPYSSTVLACVSNDGKVTVFDLNVNKYRPICSQPVVSRKKYKLTRLAFNNKLPFIIVGDDKGTINTLKLSPNLRLKVKPTKRQLHLTHRELEIMKLERLLSFVREPAILPPPKDIRVEI from the exons ATGCGTCCATCACTAGTAAAGAGAACACTTTCTAAAGTGGCAGAGGTATCAAAAGAACCAGCAAGA CATATAAGCTTCTTGAAGAGCCGTGTGGATTTAGGTGGTGGTGATATGGATTGGTTACGAGGAAGAGTTTTCTTAAAACCAGAAGATCAACTAGTATTATCAGATGCA gAATTACAAGAAGAGATTGCAAGAGTTCTGACTATACATAACACAAGAGTTCCAGATTCTTTAGTTGAGTGGTcatggaaattaaaaagtttcatattattaCCTCCTCCACCACATTTAATAACTGTTCTAAGTGTTCCTGGATCGCTATTGCATAAAGATTCTGAAGAAGCTAGAATACAATTGGCAGGAGGACTTGTTG TGGATACTCCTTTTGAAGAAGCCATATTACATGATgacgaggaagaaagagaagaagaagaggaagaagatgaagaagaaggagCAGATGTTGAAGAGCAAGAAG AACATGAACCTGAACCTGACCATGAAGATGATCATGAAGAAGAAAGAGTAAAACCAAAAAAGATACCAAATCAATTTAACTTTTGTGAAAGAGCTGCTTTAACTTATACCAATCCTATGCGA gaAATGAGTACCCAAACAATACCACCTCCAACAGAGACATTTAATACCCATGTTTTTCAATGGACAATCTTTGATGAGTATCag GAAGATTTCGCTCAACAACaacgtgaaaaagaaagagaaagaagaattcCATTTCTACAACTGAAGAAGGAGGATATGAAGAAAAAAGCTCAAACTGAATCCACAGAATTAACATGTAGAATGTTACAAGCTGCAAAAACGTTGGAACGAATggtaaatcaaaatatttttgatgaaaTAGCGCAag acTACAGATATTGGGATGATCCAAGTGATGAATTTAAAGTTGGAGAAGGTTCATTACTAcctttatggaaattttattatgaaaaaacCAAGAAACATGATGTTACAGATTTATGCTTCAATAGTagatattatgatttatttgcAGTTTCATATGGAACAa tgTCATTTAGTAATTCGATAATAGATGGAACAGTATGTTtatttagtttaaaaaatcCATCATATCCAGAGTGGATCTGTCCAACAGAATCTCCTGTAATGTGTTTAGACTTCAGTGAACAACATCCACATCTTTTAgttattg GTACTATGGATGGTGCTGTTgctgtttataatattatgttgcCACCTACAGCCCCTCAATATAGAAGCAATGATGTTGTTCAAAAACATGGAGGTATTGTGTGGGAG GTACATTGGGCACCAGACACGGAAGAAGGTAATTTAGCATTCTACAGTGTTAGCATTGATGGAAAAGTAAACTACTGGATATTAAGTGAAAATAATCTTGGTTTGACAACTGTGATGACCCTTTTTCTGGACAGACCACCAATACCTGGGCCAGATGGTACTATAATTACACTTAAGG GTTGTGGAACATGTCTAGCATTTCACCCTGCAGATCAAAATGTATTCTTGGTAGGAACAGAAGAAGGAACAATTTATAAGTGCAATACAGCATATAGTAGTGTTTATATGAGAACTTATAATGAAGCACACAATATGCCAGTCTACCGgatagtatttaataaattcaattccAGCATATTTGCAAGTTGTTCTGGTGATtggagaataaaaatatgggAAGATGATAGGAT GGAACCCTTATTTATGTTTGATCTTGGTGTTCCCATTGGAGATGTTCAATGGGCACCATATAGTTCAACAGTATTAGCTTGTGTTTCAAATGATGGGAAAGTTACAGTATTTGAtttgaatgtaaataaatatcgacCTATATGTAGTCAACCAGTTGTTAGCAGAAAAAAGTATAAACTAACTAGACTTgcatttaacaataaattaccaTTCATTATAGTGGGCGATGAtaa AGGTACCATAAATACATTGAAATTGTCACCAAACCTTAGATTAAAAGTAAAACCAACTAAGAGGCAACTTCATTTGACACATAGagaattagaaattatgaaattagaaAGATTATTAAGTTTTGTACGTGAACCAGCTATTTTACCACCACCAAAAGATATAAGGGTAGAAATCTAA
- the LOC132904716 gene encoding N(G),N(G)-dimethylarginine dimethylaminohydrolase 1 isoform X2 codes for MPLHRYTHAVLCRIPLSLRTRGEVTLDEARTQHLALAQLLRELDIDVVEMPPDENSPLCVFVEDIAVVCNGIALIARPNEPSRLKEIETIRAVLKKELEIPLIEIADKNARLDGGDVLFTGREFFVGLSHYTNEAGARAVAAAFPEYPCVPIKVAESKRLKGLVTMAGPDIICVGAGKESQEVLKRIEREATYSYQTLTVPEDAAANVLYVNGTLIHRSEDEIPQSSKVFAEKIEFPTRSLRMSELAKVSSGLTSCCLLVRRPRHIRSI; via the exons ATGCCTCTCCATCGTTATACTCATGCAGTTCTATGTAGAATTCCTCTTTCGCTTCGTACAAGAGGCGAGGTCACATTAGACGAAGCTAGAACTCAACATTTGGCACTTGCTCAGCTTCTACGAGAACTTGACATCGACGTTGTTGAAATGCCACCGGATGAAAATTCACCGCTCTGTGTTTTTGTCGAAGATATCGCAGTTGTGTGCAATGGTATTGCACTTATAGCACGGCCCAATGAACCATCGCGCCTAAAAGag ATTGAGACAATTAGAGCTGTTTTAAAGAAGGAATTGGAAATTCCACTTATAGAAATAGCTGACAAAAATGCTCGTCTAGATGGAGGAGATGTTTTATTTACTG GTCGTGAATTTTTTGTTGGATTGTCTCATTATACTAATGAAGCAGGTGCAAGAGCAGTTGCAGCAGCATTCCCAGAATATCCATGTGTACCTATTAAG GTTGCTGAATCCAAGCGCCTTAAAGGTTTAGTTACAATGGCTGGCCCTGATATTATTTGTGTAGGTGCTGGAAAAGAATCTCAAGAAGTCTTAAAg AGAATTGAAAGAGAAGCAACTTATAGTTACCAAACATTAACTGTGCCTGAAGATGCTGCAGCAAATGTACTTTATGTTAATGGAACTCTAATTCATAGATCAGAAGATGAGATTCCACAATCAAGTAAAGTTTTTGCAGAAAAAATTGAGTTTCCAACCAGATCCTTACGTATGTCTGAATTAGCAAAGGTTAGTTCTGGTTTAACTTCTTGTTGTTTACTGGTGCGTAGACCCAGACATATTCGCAGTATTTAA
- the LOC132904716 gene encoding N(G),N(G)-dimethylarginine dimethylaminohydrolase 1 isoform X1 translates to MPLHRYTHAVLCRIPLSLRTRGEVTLDEARTQHLALAQLLRELDIDVVEMPPDENSPLCVFVEDIAVVCNGIALIARPNEPSRLKEIETIRAVLKKELEIPLIEIADKNARLDGGDVLFTGREFFVGLSHYTNEAGARAVAAAFPEYPCVPIKVGDGGEEVIVESLTSAPIQVAESKRLKGLVTMAGPDIICVGAGKESQEVLKRIEREATYSYQTLTVPEDAAANVLYVNGTLIHRSEDEIPQSSKVFAEKIEFPTRSLRMSELAKVSSGLTSCCLLVRRPRHIRSI, encoded by the exons ATGCCTCTCCATCGTTATACTCATGCAGTTCTATGTAGAATTCCTCTTTCGCTTCGTACAAGAGGCGAGGTCACATTAGACGAAGCTAGAACTCAACATTTGGCACTTGCTCAGCTTCTACGAGAACTTGACATCGACGTTGTTGAAATGCCACCGGATGAAAATTCACCGCTCTGTGTTTTTGTCGAAGATATCGCAGTTGTGTGCAATGGTATTGCACTTATAGCACGGCCCAATGAACCATCGCGCCTAAAAGag ATTGAGACAATTAGAGCTGTTTTAAAGAAGGAATTGGAAATTCCACTTATAGAAATAGCTGACAAAAATGCTCGTCTAGATGGAGGAGATGTTTTATTTACTG GTCGTGAATTTTTTGTTGGATTGTCTCATTATACTAATGAAGCAGGTGCAAGAGCAGTTGCAGCAGCATTCCCAGAATATCCATGTGTACCTATTAAG GTGGGTGATGGTGGTGAAGAGGTGATAGTGGAGAGTCTTACCTCAGCCCCAATTCAG GTTGCTGAATCCAAGCGCCTTAAAGGTTTAGTTACAATGGCTGGCCCTGATATTATTTGTGTAGGTGCTGGAAAAGAATCTCAAGAAGTCTTAAAg AGAATTGAAAGAGAAGCAACTTATAGTTACCAAACATTAACTGTGCCTGAAGATGCTGCAGCAAATGTACTTTATGTTAATGGAACTCTAATTCATAGATCAGAAGATGAGATTCCACAATCAAGTAAAGTTTTTGCAGAAAAAATTGAGTTTCCAACCAGATCCTTACGTATGTCTGAATTAGCAAAGGTTAGTTCTGGTTTAACTTCTTGTTGTTTACTGGTGCGTAGACCCAGACATATTCGCAGTATTTAA
- the LOC132904675 gene encoding bumetanide-sensitive sodium-(potassium)-chloride cotransporter, producing MAHENGVNGDTDSETVELNPLRRTRFHVNRVDSLEGRASLLGEQETRKSLRHMTREALPRLDNYRNIMSIQAAHRPSLDELHNPTLLNKDSGSHILPIAQVKSSISGIKFGWIQGVLLRCLLNIWGVMLFLRLSWVVAQAGIGEAILLISITTAVTTITSLSMSAISTNGLIKGGGTYYMISRSLGPEFGGSIGLIFSLANAVACSMYVVGFCESMVDCLKANGICIVDCDNTDIRIIGCITIVLLLLIVMFGLEWEAKAQIGLLIILLLAIADFMIGTIVGPKDDQERAKGFIGYNADLFKENFYSDYRYSEGMQHNFFSVLAIFFPAATGILAGANISGDLKDPQTAIPKGTLLAILLTTISYLFMALMVGGTVIRDASGDINDLWNIFNSSYTALSSLNATNETTESSIATLNTSEIVWSMYGTKFNCTGHCLYGSHNSFQVIELVSIFGPFIYAGCFAATLSSALASLVSAPKVFQALCLDKLYPGIGWFSGDKDKEPIRGYFLTFIIAVGFILIGELNAIAPLISNFFLAAYTLVNFSTFHASLAKPIGWRPTFKYYNMWLSLAGAILCVSVMFLISWWTALITLFVVLALYLVVSYRKPDVNWGSTTQAQTYNNALNAVQQLDRVEEHVKNYRPQLLVLSGTPSTRSALIDFAHCITKNNSLFICGHIIESPISYKTRNSMTVNCTSWFRANKIKAFYSMVDGANFQDGTTSLLQAAGLGKMKPNILLMGYKQDWATCPRENLNMYFNVMHKALDMHIAVALLRISEGLDCSTVVGDAEEQKKNVQTIPGNQSFSQLSQASSTSDISIPGSPAPRRSKVINEYPNPTVQSQRENQQNFLPVAKDTLSTVTKFQRKQKKGTIDVWWLYDDGGLTLLLPYIISTRRNWSNSKLRVFALANKNSELEYEQRNMASLLSKFRIDYSALNVIPDISKPAQDTTKNFFNTLIANFQETENTKTDDDIIKDSELTAMNEKTNRHLRLRELLLENSMEANLIVMTLPMPRKGAVSAPLYMAWLETLTRDMPPFLLVRGNHTSVLTFYS from the exons ATGGCGCACGAGAACGGCGTAAACGGCGATACCGATTCCGAAACGGTGGAATTGAATCCCTTGAGAAGAACCAGATTCCATGTAAATCGAGTAGACAGTCTGGAAGGCCGTGCCAGCCTACTTGGCGAACAGGAAACGAGAAAGTCTCTTAGGCACATGACGAGGGAGGCTCTCCCTAGACTGGATAATTATAGAAACATTATGAGTATTCAGGCTGCTCATAGACCGTCTTTGGACGAGCTTCACAATCCCACTCTGCTTAACAAG GACTCAGGATCGCATATATTACCAATAGCACAGGTGAAATCATCGATTTCCGGTATAAAATTCGGATGGATTCAAGGAGTCTTATTGAGATGTCTTCTCAATATTTGGGGGGTGATGCTCTTTCTACGACTCTCTTGGGTCGTAGCACAAGCTGGTATAG GGGAAGCTATTTTGTTGATTTCAATAACGACAGCTGTGACCACAATAACATCTTTATCGATGTCGGCGATTAGTACAAATGGGCTCATTAAAGGAG GTGGCACGTATTACATGATTTCCAGATCACTGGGACCCGAATTCGGAGGTTCTATAggacttatattttctttggcGAATGCAGTCGCTTGCTCCATGTACGTTGTTGGATTCTGTGAAAGTATGGTTGATTGTTTAAAAGCGAATGGGATTTGTATCGTCGATTGTGACAATACAGACATCAGAATTATAG GTTGTATCACGATAGTTCTGTTGCTGTTGATCGTTATGTTCGGTTTGGAATGGGAGGCGAAGGCTCAGATTGGTTTGCTGATTATTTTGCTCTTAGCTATCGCTGATTTCATGATTGGCACCATCGTTGGACCTAAAGACGATCAGGAACGGGCCAAAGGATTTATAGGATACAACG CTGATCTATTCAAAGAGAACTTTTATTCGGACTACAGATACAGCGAAGGGATGCAACACAACTTCTTTTCAGTTTTGGCTATTTTCTTCCCCGCGGCTACGGGTATCCTGGCAGGTGCGAATATATCCGGTGATTTGAAG gaTCCGCAAACAGCTATTCCTAAAGGAACACTGTTGGCTATTCTTTTAACAACTATATCTTACCTCTTTATGGCTCTTATGGTGGGCGGCACAGTTATACGAGACGCGTCTGGTGATATTAATGACTTGTGGAACATTTTCAATAGTTCATATACTGCCTTATCGAGTTTGAATGCGACTAATGAAACAACTGAGTCTTCAATTGCTACTTTAAATACTAGCGAAATAGTATGGAGCATGTATGGcacaaaatttaattgtacagGACATTGTCTTTATGGTAGTCATAATAGTTTTCAG GTGATCGAATTGGTTTCTATATTTGGACCATTTATTTATGCTGGATGCTTTGCAGCTACTTTATCAAGTGCCTTAGCATCACTAGTTTCTGCACCTAAAGTATTTCAGGCACTTTGTCTTGATAAATTGTATCCTGGAATAGGGTGGTTTAGTGGTGACAAAGACAAAGAACCAATTCGTGGTTACTTTCTCACATTTATAATTGCTGTTGGTTTCATTTTAATCG GAGAACTGAATGCCATAGCTCCGTTGATCTCAAATTTCTTTTTGGCTGCCTATACTCTTGTTAACTTTAGCACGTTTCATGCTTCATTGGCTAAACCAATCGGTTGGAGACCAACGTTTAAG tattataatatgtgGCTAAGTCTTGCTGGTGCTATTCTCTGTGTTTCTGTGATGTTCTTGATCTCATGGTGGACAGCGCTAATCACGTTATTCGTAGTTTTGGCACTTTATTTAGTAGTCTCGTACAGAAAACCag ATGTTAATTGGGGTTCTACGACACAAGCTCAGACATATAATAACGCCTTAAACGCTGTTCAGCAGTTAGATAGAGTCGAAGAACACGTTAAAAATTACAGACCTCAACTGCTAGTACTCAGTGGTACTCCAAGTACAAGATCAGCGCTCATTGACTTTGCACATTgtattactaaaaataatagCTTATTTATTTGTGGGCATATTATCGAG TCACCAATTTCATATAAGACGCGCAATTCCATGACCGTGAACTGCACTTCGTGGTTTAGagcgaataaaattaaggCATTTTATTCCATGGTGGATGGTGCAAATTTTCAAGACGGCACTACTTCTCTTTTGCAAGCCGCTGGCTTGGGAAAGATGAAGCccaatattttgttaatggGCTACAAACAAGACTGGGCGACTTGTCCTcgagaaaatttgaatatgtaCTTTAATGTAATGCA caaagCTTTGGACATGCATATAGCAGTAGCACTTCTTCGAATAAGCGAGGGTTTAGATTGTAGCACGGTTGTAGGAGATGCtgaagaacaaaagaaaaatgtgcAAACAATTCCAGGAAATCAAAGCTTTTCTCAACTTAGCCAGG CTAGTAGTACGTCAGATATTTCTATTCCTGGAAGTCCAGCTCCAAGAAGGTCCAAAGTAATTAACGAATATCCTAATCCAACTGTGCAAAGTCAACGTGAAAATCAACAGAATTTTCTACCGGTAGCAAAAGATACACTTAGTACCGTAACAAAATTTCAGCGTAAGCAAAAAAAGGGTACGATAGATGTATGGTGGTTGTACGACGATGGTGGTTTAACCCTTCTGCTACCCTATATAATCAGTACAAGACGTAATTGGTCTAATAGCAAGCTAAGAGTTTTCGCTCTTGCAAATAAAAACTCAGAGCTCGAATATGAGCAAAGAAA TATGGCAAgtcttttatcaaaattcagGATAGATTACTCTGCCTTAAACGTGATACCAGATATTTCAAAACCAGCGCAGGATACTaccaaaaatttctttaatacacTAATAGCAAATTTCCAAGAAACGGAAAATACTAAAACAGACGATG atatcATTAAAGATTCTGAATTAACCGCTATGAATGAGAAAACAAATCGGCATCTACGTTTAAGAGAATTATTACTTGAAAATTCAATGGAAGCTAATTTAATAGTTAT GACATTGCCAATGCCTCGAAAGGGTGCTGTATCAGCACCTCTTTATATGGCTTGGCTTGAAACTTTAACACGCGACATGCCACCATTTTTGCTTGTTCGAGGCAATCATACATCCGTCTtaactttttattcttaa
- the LOC132904757 gene encoding uncharacterized protein LOC132904757 isoform X2, translating to MEDSGIDSDPKTTSHTEDERLFLGSDSSCSSNQTQTSQHNSTTKQLQRKLARIEQAKRIQRNSDYVKLPKYDKGCGSSSSAAGLISIQRLPVPNKNKEHLPLVEYWHSDSESEGEMTLFPTTKSKDSSKHKQDLTDTFSIEEMSEESEDSLNLGPAQPSPELKFMKSYRCTGDCFHCQCHIL from the exons atgGAAGATAGTGGAATTGACAGTGATCCAAAAACCACTAGTCATACAGAAGATGAAAGACTTTTCTTG gGAAGTGATAGCAGTTGTAGCAGCAATCAGACACAGACATCACAGCATAATTCTACTACTAAACAATTGCAAAGAAAGCTTG CACGAATTGAACAAGCTAAACGTATTCAGCGTAATTCAGATTATGTGAAGTTGCCAAAATATGATAAGGGATGCGGAAGTAGTAGTAGTGCTGCTGGTCTGATTTCTATTCAAAGACTTCCTGTACCAAATAAGAATAAAGAACATCTTCCTCTTGTTGAATATTGGCATAGCGATAGTGAAAG tgaAGGAGAAATGACTCTTTTTCCAACAACTAAATCAAAAGATTCTTCCAAGCATAAGCAAGATCTAACTGATACATTTAGCATTGAAGAAATGAGTGAAGAAAGTGaagattctttaaatttagGACCTGCACAACCATCTCCGGAGCTcaaatttatgaaatcttATAGATGTACTGGTGATTGCTTTCATTGTCAGTGCCACATATTATAA